A single window of Vibrio stylophorae DNA harbors:
- a CDS encoding pirin family protein, translating to MIERRPRDQRGYFELDWLKSYHSFSFGDYYDPNHVQFSALRVINDDWIAPQGGFATHGHRNMEILTYVLQGELSHRDSEGNEARIKAGEFQLMSAGRGIFHSEYNHHEDAPVKLLQIWLHPNVEQTPPSYQQRAFPCQTGLQWIVTPSGEGETLTIKQDAQIARIELNPGEPFEWPLHPERHYYLHVVKGDGQINGHAVRFGDGIKLSHESNLTLIANQAFQVLLFDLPAIPR from the coding sequence ATGATTGAACGACGCCCACGCGATCAACGCGGCTATTTTGAACTTGATTGGCTTAAGAGTTACCACAGTTTCTCTTTTGGCGACTATTACGACCCAAACCATGTGCAATTTTCCGCACTGCGGGTAATTAATGATGATTGGATCGCGCCGCAAGGCGGATTTGCAACCCATGGCCATCGCAATATGGAGATCCTCACCTATGTATTGCAAGGCGAGTTAAGCCACCGTGACAGCGAGGGTAACGAAGCGCGCATCAAGGCTGGCGAATTTCAGCTCATGTCCGCCGGCCGCGGTATTTTTCATAGCGAATACAATCACCATGAGGATGCGCCGGTAAAACTCCTGCAAATCTGGTTGCACCCCAATGTTGAGCAAACGCCGCCAAGCTACCAGCAGCGCGCTTTTCCGTGCCAAACGGGTCTACAATGGATCGTCACGCCATCTGGTGAAGGCGAAACCCTCACGATCAAACAAGATGCGCAGATTGCCCGAATTGAGCTCAATCCAGGCGAGCCATTTGAATGGCCGCTGCACCCCGAGCGCCACTACTATCTGCATGTGGTGAAAGGCGATGGTCAAATCAACGGCCATGCAGTGCGCTTTGGTGACGGCATCAAATTAAGCCATGAGTCCAACTTAACGCTGATTGCCAATCAAGCCTTTCAAGTGCTGCTTTTCGATCTGCCTGCAATACCGCGCTGA
- a CDS encoding PQQ-binding-like beta-propeller repeat protein: MLCWFGLTHDAKAEVAQSKENLMTPLWQVATEGQIWSSPAVEKGRIYVGSDDGDFYAIDQASQTVLWRFATQGKVRAAPALDAKHVYFSSDDGYLYALNKESGQEVWRFHLNDGDVPRIGPANHAPWVFDYEKSSPVLANGRLFIGSADQHFYAIDSQNGKQIWRIQTNGMVRATPSLGDKVVYISSWGGRVYQIDQTSGQINWQFDTGSPIVSRVVAVGDKLIVGARNGVLFALNAQGTEQWRFTMPEGSWVESSAVVDSDQRHFYLGTSDAKILYKFDSQTGKTIWQTTLHGWIWGTPLLYQGQVYIGASGAKEYWTPVTQGFFKVNTKTGHTTKLYTPASSPTHYVHGGVFATPAVQNNQLIVADLDGKVYGFALSQ, from the coding sequence ATGCTGTGCTGGTTTGGACTTACCCATGATGCCAAGGCAGAGGTTGCCCAAAGCAAAGAAAATTTGATGACACCGCTTTGGCAGGTCGCAACTGAGGGGCAAATTTGGTCTTCGCCCGCAGTGGAAAAGGGGCGCATCTATGTGGGCAGTGATGATGGTGATTTTTATGCCATAGATCAGGCCAGCCAAACTGTGCTTTGGCGCTTTGCCACTCAGGGCAAAGTGCGCGCCGCGCCAGCACTAGATGCAAAGCATGTCTATTTTAGTAGTGATGATGGTTACCTTTATGCACTGAATAAAGAGAGCGGTCAGGAGGTTTGGCGTTTTCATCTTAATGATGGCGATGTACCGCGCATTGGACCGGCAAATCATGCCCCTTGGGTGTTTGACTATGAAAAATCATCACCGGTTCTTGCCAATGGCCGCTTGTTTATTGGTAGCGCCGATCAACATTTTTACGCCATTGATAGCCAAAACGGCAAACAAATTTGGCGTATACAAACCAATGGGATGGTGCGCGCAACGCCAAGTCTGGGTGACAAGGTGGTTTATATCAGCAGTTGGGGTGGGCGTGTTTATCAAATTGACCAAACCAGCGGTCAAATCAATTGGCAATTTGATACCGGCAGTCCCATTGTCTCTCGCGTCGTCGCGGTGGGCGATAAGCTTATTGTTGGCGCGCGTAATGGGGTGCTCTTTGCACTGAACGCACAAGGTACTGAGCAGTGGCGCTTTACGATGCCAGAGGGCTCTTGGGTTGAGTCATCGGCTGTGGTGGATAGCGATCAGCGCCATTTTTATTTGGGCACCTCTGATGCCAAAATTTTGTATAAATTTGATAGTCAGACCGGCAAGACGATTTGGCAAACCACGCTTCATGGCTGGATTTGGGGGACGCCGCTGCTCTATCAAGGCCAAGTCTATATTGGCGCCAGTGGTGCCAAAGAGTATTGGACGCCAGTGACCCAAGGCTTTTTCAAAGTAAATACGAAAACCGGCCACACCACCAAGTTATACACGCCAGCCAGTAGTCCAACGCACTATGTACATGGCGGTGTATTTGCCACACCTGCGGTGCAAAACAATCAGCTGATTGTCGCGGATCTTGACGGCAAGGTGTATGGGTTTGCGCTAAGTCAGTGA
- a CDS encoding winged helix-turn-helix domain-containing protein yields MEYQLGEKHYCSVRGVLRQAPIDSSVSAQEIQLEPKASALLNLLLTHAGKTVNKAQILAEVWRERVVGEEVIYVAVNQLRKALGDHPKQAQWIKTISGQGYCYIGPCQPLNANADVSHQAILCAMGAMACTEQAAAITLHQDISLSSSLRYLKRLPVALSLLGILALLLLWLAHPLSFSAPTPMNEALLADFQKARYLLSQPSDDDYSQAKTLLNQVIVQAPDFGPAYLELASAKIAGLYQHDPRIWQQQAEIETLFLKGLSLAPEHHFAQQRLANFYFLVQRDHEKARQHFERSLPSVDGHFFYSQFLLAMGDFTGAMTQLEHYIALYPQGYSKESAAWLFTMSGRYQKGLAELEKLAPYAAEQRYYHVSRQAIYELTGDHDRAFAELTWLMKDAGYDDETLRHVAGRYQAQGLEGVYDWLAFDDTQQLDLGQYQPPLSKARYAIGAGEYDAALTWLEQAEQQHHTALLWLAVDPKYRPLYPQPRFHALLEKLNLSPIQVMPESTSPSEKRAL; encoded by the coding sequence ATGGAATATCAACTGGGTGAAAAGCACTATTGCAGTGTGCGCGGCGTATTGCGCCAAGCTCCGATAGATTCGAGTGTGAGTGCGCAGGAGATACAGCTAGAGCCCAAGGCAAGTGCACTGCTTAACTTACTGCTTACACATGCCGGAAAAACCGTGAATAAAGCGCAGATTTTAGCTGAAGTTTGGCGCGAGCGGGTGGTGGGCGAAGAGGTGATCTACGTGGCCGTGAATCAGCTGCGAAAAGCTTTGGGCGATCATCCTAAACAAGCACAATGGATAAAAACCATTTCAGGGCAAGGCTATTGTTATATCGGGCCATGCCAGCCACTTAACGCCAATGCGGATGTGTCGCATCAGGCTATTTTATGTGCCATGGGGGCCATGGCTTGTACAGAGCAAGCTGCGGCCATTACCCTGCATCAAGATATTTCACTGTCTTCTTCTTTACGTTATCTAAAGCGACTTCCAGTTGCGCTAAGTCTATTGGGGATCCTCGCATTATTGCTGCTATGGCTTGCGCATCCCTTATCTTTTTCTGCACCCACGCCAATGAATGAAGCCTTACTCGCTGACTTTCAAAAAGCGCGTTATCTACTGAGTCAGCCAAGTGATGATGATTATTCACAAGCGAAAACACTACTTAATCAAGTCATTGTGCAAGCCCCGGATTTTGGACCAGCCTATTTAGAGCTTGCCAGTGCAAAAATCGCAGGCCTGTATCAGCATGATCCGCGCATTTGGCAACAGCAGGCGGAGATTGAAACGCTTTTTTTAAAAGGGTTATCGCTTGCGCCTGAGCACCATTTTGCGCAGCAGCGACTGGCCAATTTCTATTTTTTAGTGCAGCGCGATCATGAGAAAGCGCGTCAGCACTTTGAGCGCAGTTTGCCCAGCGTGGATGGCCATTTCTTCTATAGTCAGTTTTTGCTGGCCATGGGTGATTTTACCGGCGCAATGACGCAATTAGAGCATTATATCGCGCTCTATCCGCAGGGTTATTCAAAAGAGAGTGCTGCTTGGCTGTTTACCATGAGCGGGCGCTATCAAAAGGGGCTAGCAGAGCTTGAAAAACTTGCGCCTTATGCCGCCGAGCAGCGTTATTATCACGTGTCTCGACAAGCCATTTATGAGCTTACTGGCGATCATGATCGCGCCTTTGCAGAACTGACATGGCTTATGAAGGACGCAGGCTATGATGATGAAACCTTGCGCCATGTTGCTGGGCGTTATCAAGCGCAGGGGCTGGAAGGTGTCTATGATTGGCTCGCTTTTGACGATACGCAGCAGCTTGATTTAGGTCAGTACCAGCCGCCGCTATCAAAGGCGCGCTATGCCATTGGCGCCGGAGAGTATGATGCTGCGCTGACTTGGCTTGAGCAAGCGGAGCAGCAACATCATACCGCCTTGCTTTGGCTGGCAGTAGACCCGAAATATCGCCCGCTTTACCCACAACCGAGATTTCATGCGCTGCTGGAAAAATTGAATTTATCACCCATTCAAGTGATGCCAGAATCCACGTCACCCAGTGAAAAACGGGCACTTTAG
- a CDS encoding redoxin domain-containing protein — MSTDYTPKCHPSTPFPKFHVSLAEGQNRLLVAPQEDCDWQLVVVYRGAHCPLCTKFLNRLAGFKPQLKAIGVDIIAVSADSAEQLARHQEKLSVNFPIAYGLSKPQMHQLGLYISIPRSPQETDHDFPEPGLFVVNEAGNIQVVDLSNNPFSRPDLEALVSGLTWIRDPDNHYPIRGTAHYNDCALES; from the coding sequence ATGTCGACCGACTATACGCCCAAATGTCACCCTTCAACCCCCTTTCCTAAATTTCATGTGAGCCTCGCCGAGGGACAAAATCGATTATTGGTGGCCCCCCAAGAAGATTGTGATTGGCAACTGGTCGTGGTTTATCGCGGTGCCCATTGCCCGCTTTGTACCAAATTTCTCAATCGTTTGGCTGGCTTTAAACCACAACTCAAAGCTATTGGTGTCGATATTATTGCGGTCAGCGCAGATAGCGCCGAGCAACTTGCGCGCCATCAAGAGAAACTGAGCGTCAATTTCCCCATCGCCTATGGTCTATCAAAACCACAAATGCACCAACTTGGCCTGTATATTTCCATACCCCGCTCGCCGCAGGAAACCGACCATGACTTCCCAGAACCGGGACTCTTTGTGGTCAATGAAGCAGGCAATATTCAAGTGGTGGATCTCAGCAACAACCCATTTAGCCGCCCAGACTTAGAAGCGCTGGTTTCCGGCCTCACTTGGATTCGCGACCCCGACAATCACTACCCGATTCGCGGCACCGCGCACTACAACGATTGCGCCCTTGAAAGCTGA